GCGGGACGGGGAGCGGGTGGTGGTCGGTCGGGTGGGTACGGCGGCGGTGGACGAGGGCGCGCAGTGCCTCGTCCAGGTCGAGGTGGACGCCCTGGATCCAGTCGGCGAGTTCCTCGTGGGGGAAGCGGTAGCCGCTGCCGGCGGGGACGAGGAGGCCTTCGGTGAGGACGGCGGAGGCCCAGCCGGTGCCGCCGCCGAGTCCGGCCGGGGCGGGACCCCACGGGAACACCGCCTCGAACGACTCCCGGTCCAGTTCGCCCTGGCCGGGGCCGAGGCTGCGGCGGGCGGCCTCGTGCACCTGGCCGGAGACCTTGGCCGCGAGTCGGCGTACGGCGGTGCCGCGCAGGCCGTTCTCGGCGGCCAGGCGCACGGCGATGCGCAGGCACATCAGGTCGAGGTAGGCCGAGAAGACGTCGTCGCGGTCCACGCGCGCGTGCGGGGCGTCGGCGCCGGGGAGGGCGGTGCGGACCTCGGCGAGGAGACGGAGGGTGAGGGGGTGGCGGGCGTCGGGGGTGCGCAGGGTGCCGTCGGGGATGCGGTAGCGCGCGCGTGCCGTGCGGGCCTCGGCGTCCTGAAGGTCGCTCAGACGGACGCAGGGGGTCTCGCCCCCGCCCGTACCTTCATCCGGAGGCTCGCTCAGCCCTTCGACGCCCCCGTGCCCAGCACTCCCGTACAGCATCTCCTCCGGAAACTCCGCCCCCGCCGCCTCCCAGTACTCCGCCCGGCACGCCACCACCAACCGTGCGCCCGACTCCCGTAGCCACCGTGCGGTGCCGGCGGTCCACTCGGGGAGGCGGTGGGCCAGGACGGGCGGCATCTCCTCGGGGCCGTCGAGGAGCAGGAGCAGGGGGCGGCCCGCGGCCCGGGACAGCCGGGCGAGCCGGGTGGGGTTGAGGTCGCCCAGGTCGGTGACGTGCGCGGAGCGGGAGGCGGCGACGATCCGCGCCGCGCGGGTCAGCGCCCGGCTCGCGGCGTCCGCCACCGACGTGTCCTCGTCCCTCAGGTCGGCGCCGCGCAGCCAGAGGGTCGGCGCGGGGCGGGCGCCCCGGTCACGGCGGGCGGCGAGGGAGGCCAGTTCCGTCGTACGACCGCTGCCGGGCGGCCCGACGAGCGCGAGGACGGCGGCGTCGCCCTCGGCGAAGGCTTCGAACTCCGCCGCCGTGGCCGCCCGTTGGACGGGTTCCACCGCGCCGGGGCCGGGTGGGCCGACGGGGTCGGCCGCCGCCCCGCCGACGTATCCGGCCAGTGTGCCGGGCGGCCCGTCCTGGCCCACCGAGGTGGCCGTCAGTTCCAGGACGCCCGCCAGGTTGAGGTCGGTGCCGTACGCCGGGACGGTCGCCGCGTTCTCGGCGAGAAGGGCGGCGAGGGGGCCGTCCGGGGGTGGGAACAGGGGTACCGCGAAGCCCACCTCGCGCCGGCCGCTGTGCAGCGCGGTGCCCAGTACACCGACCACCGCACCGGTCGCGGCGTCCAGCACGGGTCCCCCGGCCGCCCCACCGCCGAGCCGCAGCGCGTCCTGGCCTGCCGTGCCGATCGCCAACTCCAGTACGCCGTCCAGGAGATGGAAGCGATCTGTCGCCGTGTACGTCACGGAGGCCGTCCCGAGCACCCGTGCCTCGCGCCAGCGGCCGGCGGCGATCCGCACATAGGCGCCGGTCTCCACCCCGTCCCGCCCACCGACCGGCAGCGGGTCGACGCCCAGGCCCTCGGTGCGCACGAGCGCCAGGTTCAGCTCGGGCAGGGCGGTCACCGCGTCGGCGGTCACCACGCAGTGACGGTCCTCGGCTGCGTAGAGCAGCAGCCTCGGCAGTCCGTCGACGGTCTCATGACTGGTGATCACCGTGCCGTGGTGGTCGGCGACGAAGCCCGTACCGCGCGGGCGTCCGGCGAGGTCGTGCACACGGACGAGCGCGTGCACGGGACCGCGGTCCGCCTCTGCGTCACGGGTGGCGTCCGAACTCGAGTCGTATGCCTGGTCCTGGCCGAAGGGCGGACCAGGCGTGCCGCTCGGGGTCGGACGTGAGCGGGCGCCTGCGGTCCGCGAGCCCCGTCCCGCCATGGTCGAACCTCCCCGCCGTGCCCCTGCCCGTGCCGCGGGACTGCCTCTCGGCCAGCCGGATCCGTCTGGTCCGTGGGACAGGCCCGTCTTCGACGGTAGGCACCGGCTGATCGGCGGGACAGATCGCGCGGTGAACGCGCCCCCTTCCGCTCCCCCGGTTCACTCCGAGCGCCTGCCCGGACGGGTGAATGGGCGGGGTCGGTTGGATACACCCTAGGGGTGGGGGAACCGAGGGGGGACCGTGGAGCGGCGGAGTACTCCGTGACCGCCGCTCCACGGGTGGAGCGCATCTCAGCCCCGAGCGGGGCCGCTCAGCCGAAGACGGCGAGGCTCTTGGCCTTGCCCTTCTGTTCCTCGACGAGGGCGAGGAACCGGCCCTCGGGGTCGAAGACGGCGACCGCGCCGCGGCCCGCGTACTCGTCGGGCATCTCCAGGCGTACGCCGTTCAGCAGCAGCCGGGCCCGCTTGGCGTCCACGTTCCAGCGTGGGAACGCGGCCGTGGCGGCCTCGGCGATCGGCATGACCGCCAGCTCCTGCTGGAGCTGGTCCAGGGTCTTGGCCGCGTCCAGCTTGTACGGGCCGACGCGGGTGCGGCGCAGCGCGGTGAGGTGGCCGCCCACGCCCAGGTCCGCGCCCAGGTCACGGGCCAGCGCCCGGATATAGGTGCCGGACGAGCAGACCACCGACACCACCAGGTCCATCACCGGTGTGCCGTTCTCGGCGACGGCGTCGCGGACGTCGTAGACCGCGAAGGACGAGATCCTGACCGGCCGGGCGGGGATCTCGAACTCCTCGCCCTCGCGCGCCCGCTTGTAGGAGCGCACGCCGTCGATCTTGATGGCGCTGACCTTGGACGGCACCTGCATGATGTCGCCGCTCAGCTTGGCGATCCCGGCGTCGACGGCCTCGCGGGTGACCTTCGAGGCGTCGGTCGACCCCGTGATCTCGCCCTCTGCGTCGTCGGTCAGGGTCGTCTGGCCGAGCCGGATCGTGCCCAGGTACTCCTTCTCCGTGAGGGCGAGATGCCCCAGGAGCTTCGTCGCCTTCTCGACACCGAGGACGAGCACGCCCGTCGCCATGGGGTCGAGGGTGCCGGCGTGGCCGACGCGGCGGGTCCTGGCGATCCCGCGCATCTTGGCGACCACGTCGTGCGAAGTGAAGCCCGACGGCTTGTCGACGATGACAAGGCCGTCGGGCGTGGTGCTCTTCCGGTTCATTCGGAGGTGTCGTCCTCGTCCTCGTCCGGCTTGCGGTACGGGTCGGCCTCACCGGCGTAGGTGGCGCCGGCCGAGACCTCGCGCACCTTCTCGTCGGACTGGCGGGCCTTGTCGAGGAGGTCCTCGATGGTCTTGGCGTTGTCCGGCAGGGCGTCGGCCACGAAGGTGAGCGTCGGGGTGAACTTCACGCCCGCCGCCGCGCCGACCGCGGAGCGGAGCACGCCCTTGGCGCTCTCCAGTCCGGCCGCCGCCGCCGCCCGCTCCTCGTCGTCCCCGTACACCGTGTAGAAGACGGTCGCCTCCCGGAGGTCGCCCGTGACCCTGGTGTCCGTGATGGTGACGTGGGTGCCGAGCCGCGGGTCCTTGATCCCGCGTTGCAGCTTCTGGGCCACCACCTCCCGGATGAGGTCCGCCAGCCTCTTCGCCCGCGCGTTGTCGGCCACTGGTCCGTCTCCTTAAGTACTTATCTCTTGCTTCTGCTTCAGTCTTCGTCGCTGTGGAGCCTGCGTCGAACCGAGAGCAGTTCCACCTCGGGCCGCCCGGCGACCAGCCGCTCGCAGCGGTCCAGTACCTCGCTGAGGTGGCCCGTGTCCCCCGAGACCACCGCGAGCCCGATCTCGGCCCGGCGATGGAGGTCCTGATTGCCCGTCTCCGCCGCACTCACCGCGTACTTGCGCTGGAGTTCGGCCACGATCGGACGGACGAGTGAGCGTTTCTCCTTCAGCGAGTGAACGTCGCCGAGGAGCAGATCGAAGGACAGAGTCCCCACGTACATATGTGTCCGGATGCCCGCCGGTTCGGGGTACGGGCGCCGCTCTTGGACGCCGATACGGGAACCGTACACGCAACGGCCGGGGCCGATCGACGGATATTACGTCCGCCGATCGGCCCCGATCGCGTGCTACGACAATCAGCCGCGCGGCTTCTCGCGCATCTCGTACGTCGCGATGACGTCGTCGATCTTGATGTCGTTGAAGTTGCCGAGGTTGATACCGCCCTCGAACCCTTCGCGGAGCTCGGTGACGTCGTCCTTGAAGCGACGCAGACCGGAGATGTTGAGGTTCTCCGCGATGACCTTGCCGTCGCGGACGAGTCGAGCCTTCGTGTTGCGCTTGACCTCGCCCGAGCGGACCAGGACACCGGCGATGTTGCCCAGCTTGGACGACTTGAAGACCTCGCGGATCTCCGCCGTGCCGAGCTCGACCTCCTCGTACTCCGGCTTGAGCATGCCCTTGAGGGCCGCCTCGATCTCCTCGATGGCCTGGTAGATCACCGAGTAGTACCGGACGTCGACGCCCTCGCGCTCCGCCATCTGCGCCGCGCGGCCCGCAGCGCGGACGTTGAAGCCGATGACGATGGCGTCGGAGCCGGTCGCCAGGTTGATGTCCGACTCGGTGACCGCACCCACACCGCGGTGCAGGATGCGGATGTCGACCTCGTCGCCGACGTCGAGCTGGAGCAGCGAGGACTCGAGAGCCTCCACCGAACCGGACGCGTCGCCCTTGATGATGAGGTTGAGTTCCTGCACCAGACCGGCCTTGAGGGCCTCGTCCAGGTTCTCCAGGGAGAACCGGACACCCCGGCGGGCGAAGTTGGCGTTGCGCTCACGCGCCGCGCGCTTCTCGGCGATCTGACGGGCCGTGCGGTCCTCGTCGACGACGAGGAAGTTGTCGCCGGCGCCCGGGACGTTGGTGAGACCGAGGACGAGGACCGGGGTCGAGGGACCCGCCTCTTCCACGTTCTCGCCCTTGTCGTCGAGCATCGCGCGGACACGGCCGTACGCGTCGCCGACCACCATGGTGTCGCCGACCCGCAGGGTGCCTCGCTGGACCAGGACGGTCGCGACGGCGCCGCGGCCACGGTCCAGGTGGGACTCGATCGCGATGCCCTGCGCGTCCTGCTCCGGGTTGGCCCGCAGGTCGAGCGAGGCGTCCGCGGTGAGGACCACGGCCTCCAGCAGGCTCTCGATGTTGAGGCCCTGCTTGGCGGAGATGTCGACGAACATGGTGTCGCCGCCGTACTCCTCGGCCACCAGGCCGTACTCGGTCAGCTGACCGCGCACCTTGGTCGGGTCCGCGCCCTCGACGTCGATCTTGTTGACCGCGACGACGATCGGGACGTCGGCCGCCTTGGCGTGGTTGAGCGCCTCGACCGTCTGCGGCATGACGCCGTCGTTGGCCGCGACGACCAGGATCGCGATGTCGGTCGACTTCGCACCACGGGCACGCATGGCGGTGAACGCCTCGTGACCCGGGGTGTCGATGAAGGTGATCTTGCGCTCTTCGTCG
This DNA window, taken from Streptomyces sp. NBC_00663, encodes the following:
- a CDS encoding trypsin-like peptidase domain-containing protein, translating into MAGRGSRTAGARSRPTPSGTPGPPFGQDQAYDSSSDATRDAEADRGPVHALVRVHDLAGRPRGTGFVADHHGTVITSHETVDGLPRLLLYAAEDRHCVVTADAVTALPELNLALVRTEGLGVDPLPVGGRDGVETGAYVRIAAGRWREARVLGTASVTYTATDRFHLLDGVLELAIGTAGQDALRLGGGAAGGPVLDAATGAVVGVLGTALHSGRREVGFAVPLFPPPDGPLAALLAENAATVPAYGTDLNLAGVLELTATSVGQDGPPGTLAGYVGGAAADPVGPPGPGAVEPVQRAATAAEFEAFAEGDAAVLALVGPPGSGRTTELASLAARRDRGARPAPTLWLRGADLRDEDTSVADAASRALTRAARIVAASRSAHVTDLGDLNPTRLARLSRAAGRPLLLLLDGPEEMPPVLAHRLPEWTAGTARWLRESGARLVVACRAEYWEAAGAEFPEEMLYGSAGHGGVEGLSEPPDEGTGGGETPCVRLSDLQDAEARTARARYRIPDGTLRTPDARHPLTLRLLAEVRTALPGADAPHARVDRDDVFSAYLDLMCLRIAVRLAAENGLRGTAVRRLAAKVSGQVHEAARRSLGPGQGELDRESFEAVFPWGPAPAGLGGGTGWASAVLTEGLLVPAGSGYRFPHEELADWIQGVHLDLDEALRALVHRRRTHPTDHHPLPVPHHRIGPVVQALLLLARQQGTPGLALRLEELIQALDADPHSWWAARLLTESLLRVPDATPYTGVLRLLADRVVDWRGRERGGDDTETETPHTDGRPASTHFPPTFWLALALPPVTLFDLLRRLVLADGPAQDTAPRFLDAASRLLADAPTAVQPHLTRWFDDERPLPATPHATVAKAAQALLHTHRRLALDDLTEVLVDSAHRRADELLAVLAEDEPSAVCRAVDRWAHDERPDRRVAAVAYGLRAAPHVTTEADRELLRYAALTLLARPADCTLHGGALALLVRDPRTRARHLPQALGHFAAGDPRFPPSALVAALTTHPEPVLDAFRARLRRPGAGEALRTLADVTLPTPARRIAALVREAVEQRPETAADVATYVDRRLDQGPGTRAVLFPLVTGLLEGGPEEVRSALAAVLATPGAPASRPLRRELLAHLLDHERAPAVLDTLLREASRHADEEGGDGYGYGNGDGYGNGDDDGDGDGDGFRDLVHRIGLLLVRTPEGAARFDRALVDLARRAPGFAARVAGWLTDTPQPWAAVVGPSTRRMIENLAGVRVPA
- a CDS encoding DUF503 domain-containing protein, translated to MYVGTLSFDLLLGDVHSLKEKRSLVRPIVAELQRKYAVSAAETGNQDLHRRAEIGLAVVSGDTGHLSEVLDRCERLVAGRPEVELLSVRRRLHSDED
- the rbfA gene encoding 30S ribosome-binding factor RbfA, which gives rise to MADNARAKRLADLIREVVAQKLQRGIKDPRLGTHVTITDTRVTGDLREATVFYTVYGDDEERAAAAAGLESAKGVLRSAVGAAAGVKFTPTLTFVADALPDNAKTIEDLLDKARQSDEKVREVSAGATYAGEADPYRKPDEDEDDTSE
- the truB gene encoding tRNA pseudouridine(55) synthase TruB encodes the protein MNRKSTTPDGLVIVDKPSGFTSHDVVAKMRGIARTRRVGHAGTLDPMATGVLVLGVEKATKLLGHLALTEKEYLGTIRLGQTTLTDDAEGEITGSTDASKVTREAVDAGIAKLSGDIMQVPSKVSAIKIDGVRSYKRAREGEEFEIPARPVRISSFAVYDVRDAVAENGTPVMDLVVSVVCSSGTYIRALARDLGADLGVGGHLTALRRTRVGPYKLDAAKTLDQLQQELAVMPIAEAATAAFPRWNVDAKRARLLLNGVRLEMPDEYAGRGAVAVFDPEGRFLALVEEQKGKAKSLAVFG